A part of Periplaneta americana isolate PAMFEO1 chromosome 17, P.americana_PAMFEO1_priV1, whole genome shotgun sequence genomic DNA contains:
- the LOC138692879 gene encoding transient receptor potential cation channel protein painless-like, which yields MTEEKVELNRMGSLCSPDPHAQLLDAWLSRNLSSFCDVLKQVNVFPDNFYDDPYHATCLYLACKEEDGSEYVKALLDAGSDANSINRVHKKAPIHVAVDSARDEVLKVLLSNSKIDINIKDNFGNTPLHVIAKHKLKGETEDVINKYKHCIQLLMNQDGINPNIVNRKGYTALHFAAQNDAKDVVQTILEHAGDDIDVDNTKALNGKTARETIIHKWPEFAELLPEAGNVEDRKRNVDVSVLFNYLYHRDCSSFVKAIENLPTAELEKGDGSRTLLQYCAENGLTTETRALLDRGVNVNTTCPTERRPPALLACYSGHPNVLLLFLERGPECLDLSVSTGGKGTAFHAVLTSPRADTATVHRDYKGCLDLLFKYLPNLKLDINATDMKGNTALHYAAKNEDEYAVSTLLKHGAYIGIKNVFDEPPLANISPRMLESFLNECLDTNGEFPREDSYEVTFSYKFLVPPQSENTQQRRNSQLTTLPLYNSQDAGEPPVRSHSSTTITETEPLLYISRSRDLRYLLKHPIFTSFLDLKWHRIRIFFYVNLIFYILFVALLTLYILLSYGRPQNVETSEDTSNTSLINRNTTAHPETEIADNSKENDSGFSWGLLIFFLICLILRELFQFLVRPVRYLNSPENYLELLLILATATILFCGWVHIHARPHVSAVAILASWAELVLLIGRHPRLSTNIEMFKTVSWNFLKFLAWYAILIVAFALSFYTLFRDCGGATECGEEGDSEENFFLHPGNSVFKTVVMLTGEFDAASIPFVSFPGTSHVVFVLFIFLIAIVLFNLLNGLAVSDTQAIRDDAEVVSYVSRVKLMSYIESLFQGSPVPFINTLKEICCCWPERGYSLKSFTDRVRLFPDKVPNNKIRVLPNRGSRILFTSHQKKRQELEEETSRCCPAGCGACTLDSGILKRAMEIINNRGKSSEMEQVKLLLAQSQKKMDELHKIVEEKHKKLDEYKKRFDTMEKSYKETEVMLEKILATLLQPSSSNSSLDNK from the coding sequence ATGACAGAAGAGAAGGTGGAACTTAACCGAATGGGGAGCCTATGCTCTCCAGACCCCCACGCACAGTTGCTGGACGCTTGGCTTTCCCGAAACCTATCCTCCTTCTGCGACGTTCTCAAACAAGTTAATGTATTTCCTGACAACTTCTATGATGATCCTTACCACGCCACGTGCCTTTATCTCGCCTGCAAAGAAGAGGATGGATCTGAGTATGTTAAAGCCCTTCTAGATGCCGGTTCAGATGCCAACAGTATCAACCGCGTACATAAGAAAGCGCCAATTCATGTTGCAGTTGACTCTGCCAGAGACGAAGTCCTAAAAGTGCTTCTCTCAAATTCGAAGATAGACATTAACATTAAGGACAACTTCGGAAACACGCCTCTTCATGTTATAGCTAAACATAAACTAAAAGGTGAAACGGAAGATGtgataaacaaatataaacactGCATTCAACTTCTTATGAATCAGGACGGAATTAATCCTAATATTGTTAATAGGAAAGGCTACACAGCTTTACATTTTGCAGCTCAAAATGATGCCAAGGACGTAGTACAGACAATTCTAGAGCATGCTGGTGACGATATTGATGTGGATAATACGAAAGCTCTGAATGGTAAGACTGCTAGGGAAACGATTATTCATAAATGGCCAGAATTTGCTGAGTTACTGCCCGAGGCAGGAAATGTTGAAGACAGGAAACGAAATGTGGATGTTAGTGTCCTCTTTAATTATTTGTACCACCGTGACTGTAGTTCATTTGTTAAGGCAATTGAAAACCTTCCAACTGCAGAGCTGGAGAAGGGGGATGGAAGTCGTACGTTGCTTCAGTATTGTGCCGAGAACGGTCTGACTACCGAAACACGAGCTTTATTGGACAGAGGTGTGAATGTCAACACAACTTGTCCAACGGAGAGACGACCTCCTGCTCTCTTAGCTTGTTACAGTGGACATCCAAATGTACTTCTCCTCTTTTTAGAACGTGGCCCTGAATGTTTGGATTTGTCAGTTTCTACTGGAGGAAAAGGAACTGCATTCCACGCAGTTTTAACTTCACCTAGGGCGGATACCGCCACAGTTCACAGAGACTACAAGGGATGTCTCGATCTTCTGTTTAAATATCTTCCTAATCTCAAACTAGACATTAACGCCACAGATATGAAAGGAAACACGGCGTTGCACTATGCTGCTAAGAATGAAGATGAGTATGCCGTTTCGACTTTATTAAAACACGGTGCTTATATTGGTATCAAAAATGTCTTCGATGAACCACCTTTGGCTAACATATCACCAAGAATGTTGGAAAGTTTCTTAAATGAATGTCTGGACACAAATGGTGAATTCCCCAGAGAAGATTCGTATGAAGTTACTTTTTCTTATAAGTTTCTTGTTCCACCACAAAGTGAAAACACACAGCAACGACGGAACTCACAGTTAACGACGTTGCCACTATACAACTCTCAGGACGCAGGCGAACCTCCAGTACGTAGTCATTCTAGCACCACGATTACAGAGACTGAACCTCTGCTGTACATCAGCCGATCTCGAGATTTGAGGTATCTTTTGAAACATCCTATATTTACCAGTTTTTTGGACCTCAAGTGGCATCGAATTCGCATTTTCTTTTATGTTAACCTTATATTTTATATCTTGTTCGTAGCACTGTTAACATTGTACATTTTACTTAGCTATGGTAGACCACAAAATGTTGAAACAAGTGAAGACACATCCAACACAAGTCTGATAAATAGGAACACAACAGCTCATCCAGAAACTGAAATTGCAGATAATAGTAAGGAAAACGACTCTGGCTTCTCCTGGGGTCTCTTAATATTCTTTCTcatttgtttaatactaagagaATTGTTTCAGTTTCTCGTACGTCCAGTAAGATATCTGAATAGTCCTGAGAATTACCTGGAGTTGCTGTTGATCCTGGCCACTGCCACCATTCTGTTCTGTGGCTGGGTTCATATACATGCCCGTCCTCACGTTTCTGCTGTTGCTATCCTTGCGTCATGGGCTGAACTTGTCCTTCTCATCGGGCGTCATCCCCGCCTATCAACCAACATTGAGATGTTCAAAACAGTGTCTTGGAACTTTCTGAAATTCCTGGCTTGGTATGCTATCCTGATCGTTGCATTTGCGCTGAGTTTTTATACTTTATTCCGTGACTGTGGTGGTGCAACCGAATGTGGTGAAGAAGGAGATTCCGAAGAAAACTTTTTCCTGCATCCTGGAAATTCAGTATTTAAAACGGTTGTTATGCTCACTGGCGAATTTGATGCTGCATCTATTCCATTCGTGTCGTTTCCTGGTACAAGTCACGTTGTGTTTGTCTTGTTCATATTCTTGATTGCAATTGTTCTCTTTAATCTCTTGAATGGTTTGGCTGTCAGTGACACTCAGGCTATAAGAGATGACGCCGAAGTAGTGAGTTATGTGTCGCGGGTGAAGCTCATGTCTtatattgaaagtttatttcaaggTTCCCCAGTCCCATTTATCAATACTTTGAAGGAAATATGCTGCTGTTGGCCAGAAAGAGGTTATTCTTTAAAATCCTTTACTGACAGGGTTCGACTTTTCCCAGATAAAGTTCCCAATAATAAGATACGTGTCCTCCCCAATCGTGGCTCCAGAATTCTTTTCACCAGCCACCAGAAGAAACGCCAAGAACTGGAGGAAGAGACATCCCGTTGTTGTCCAGCAGGCTGTGGAGCTTGCACTCTCGATTCTGGGATTCTAAAAAGAGCTATGGAGATTATAAACAACCGTGGCAAGTCTTCGGAAATGGAACAAGTGAAGTTATTACTCGCTCAGAGCCAGAAGAAAATGGATGAACTGCATAAAATTGtggaagaaaaacataaaaaattggatGAATATAAGAAGAGGTTTGATACTATGGAGAAGTCCTACAAAGAAACGGAGGTTATGCTAGAGAAAATTTTGGCCACCCTTCTTCAACCCAGTTCTTCTAACAGCAGTCTAGATAATAAATGA